The window CTGCTGGACGCATGCGGCGAATCAGGCGAGCATGAGGCGCTCGCCCTTCGGCTCCGGAACGGGCCGCCCCAACTCCCGCGCCCGGTCGATCCAGAACCGCATCGCGTCCTTGATGTTTTCCAACGCGGTTTCCTGATCGGCTCCGTGCGCCATGCACCCGGGCAACTCGGGCGCCTCCGCGACGAAGGCCTCGTCCTCGTTGCTCCAGTAGAGGATGATCTCGTATTTGAACATCAGTCGTCCGCTCCCAGCTTGTACTTGAGGATCAACCGCCGAACCTGCCTCACCTGGTAGGGCTTGGCGTGGCCGCCCCGCCTCTGGAGGTTGACGACTCCACGACCCCTTCCTTGTCGAAGAGGTGGTGGCTGCCGCGCACGCGCTCGTCGAATCCAAGATACCGCATCAGCGCCCGCAGTTCATCGAAGCGGATGTTCGCGTCCGAGCGGCCCCCGAGGATCGTCCGCACCAACCGCTCGCGGCGACTCATCGGCCACCTGCCGCAGCGGCCCAGGCGGCGCGCCGTCGCCGGGCGAATCGGCGTCCGCCGATCCGGCTCGCGGTGTGACCGGGCAAGCTGTTCATGGCTGCTATATCCAGAGTAGGGGACAGGGGACGGCCAATATAACGCGCGACCTTCGCGGAGCGACCGGGCGGCGTGAGCCTAGAGCCTTCGGGAGACCCAGATGGCCCGTCCGACGACGCGGATCTCCTCGGCGAGGCACTCGTGGCTGTCGTACGCGGGGTTGAGGGATCTGAGCACGAGTTTGGGCGGGTCGGAGAGCGGCACATGCTCGATCCGCTTGGCGACGAATCCCATGCCGTCCCAGATCAC of the Candidatus Palauibacter soopunensis genome contains:
- a CDS encoding type II toxin-antitoxin system HicB family antitoxin, producing MFKYEIILYWSNEDEAFVAEAPELPGCMAHGADQETALENIKDAMRFWIDRARELGRPVPEPKGERLMLA